TCGCCGCGCGACCTGCAGAAACGCGCTTTTATCGATCAAATCGCCGTGGCGCGTGACCTCGGTCTGCCGATCGTCATACATAATAGAGAAGCATTCGACGACATCTTCGCGATCCTGCTGCAGACGGAGGCCTACGCGAACGGCGGCGTCTTTCATTGCTTCTCCGGAACAGCACCCGAGGCGCAGAAGACCATCGACCTCGGATTTCACATCTCGGTCAACGGCATTCTCACGTTCAAGGATTCCGGCATGGCGCGCGTGGCGACCGCGGCCCGTCTCGATCGCATCCTCCTTGAGACCGACTGTCCCTTTTTGGCGCCGCACCCGCATCGTGGACGGCGCAATGAGCCGGCATACATTCCCATTGTCGCGGAGAAGCTGGCCGAACTCCGCGGGCTCACCGTTGAGGAGATCGGCAAGGTGACCGACGCCAACGCCGCCCGGCTCTTTTCTCTTCCCAAATGATCGCGGCCGGTGAATCCTCCCGGATGAATGAGCCCCGAAGGGGCGAAAGAGAATCGCCCCACGGCGTGGGCCGTGGGTGTAGGCGACGATGAAGGACTCATCCTCCTTTCAACGATCAACGGGGCGCACGTCGCGCCCCAAGCTGCGCGCCCGCCGATCGCTGTCACAGAACTTCCTCATCGACGGCGCCGTCGCCGACAGAATCGCAGCCGCCCTCCCGGTCAAACCAACCGATTGCGTGTACGAGATCGGCGCCGGCAAGGGATTTCTCACGGAGCGACTGGCGACGCTGGTCGGGACGGGACGTGTATTGGCACTGGAGAAAGACCGTCGGCTGGTGGGGATGCTCCGTCAGAAGTTCCAGCCCGGCGGACCTGTCGAAGTCTATTGGGCCGACATTCTGAATCTGCCGCCCGACGCCGAACCGCCAGACCCGTGCTGGCTCTATGGAAATCTCCCCTTCGGGATCGGCCATGCGATTCTGGAGTGGGCGTTCGCACGGCGTTCGCGGTTTGGGGGTGCCGTGTTCACTTTGCAGCGTGAGGTCGTGCAGCGGCTGCTGGCAGGTCCGGGCGAACGAGGGCGCGCCGCCTCATCGATCTGGTTTCAGGCGCGCGCCCGCGGCCGCGCGCTGTTTGACATACCTCCAGGCGCCTTTCATCCGCCGCCGCGTGTCACATCCACAGTGATGTCGATCGAGTTCGTACCGACGACGCCCGGGATCGAACATGCCCCCGGAATCGAATACGTCGTCCGGTGTGCCTTTGCCCAGAAGCGCAAGATCATGGCCAACAATCTCGGCGCCATCCCGGGACTAACGGCCGCCGGCTGGCAGCGCATCCGCGATCTCTGCCCTGACCTACTGGAGAAGCGCGCGGAGCAGCTCCATGCCGACGACTTCGCCCGCCTGGCGCAACTGCTTCACCGCCCCGGACAGGTCTTCCCCGACCGCTGATTCTCTCCCACGAGGAGCCGTTCTCGACACTGTGCAAACCTCTGCACAGACCGTGCAGAGCCTTTCTCCCACTGTCGACGTAGTCTGTCGCTGCTTGTTCAGGATTCCGCGACAACTCCGACATTACACATAAAGGGCGCCTCGAACACGCCGCTTTGGCGAAGAGGCGGGAATGGCAGGCGGTCGTCAGCCGCATTGTCAGGCACGACACCGCCACGGATCAGAAATCGCAATCGGTCTGGTGTCAGAGGGTGATACGGCCCGATCGGCCGGGGAACCGACGATCATCACAATCGAACAGTCTGGAAGATGCTGGGAGGGGATGTGCGTATGTCACCGTACTACAGGCTACGGTTGAAGACACGTGTCGCGGCAACGACGATACTGGCCTGTTCCATCCTGGTGATGCTTGCCGTCGCACAGGGCGGAACGACAGGGAAGATCTCCGGCACGGTCATTGACCAAGAAACAGGGAAGCCGATCGCGGGCGCGCTCGTTCAGGTGCTGGGCACGTCTCTGTCCGCCCGCACCGATTCCGAGGGACGATATGTGATTCTCAACGTTCCTGTGGGACGTCATACGCTGACCGCATCGGTGCTGGGGGAGACATCGTCGCCGACGGAGAACGAGTTGCTGCTCTTCCAGCCGATCGAGGTCCAGAACCTGAAGGTCTCCGTGGACCTCAACACGGAGCAGGACATCACGCTGACGTCGAAGCCGGTGGAGATGGGCACCATCGTGGTGATCGCCGTGCGTCCGGTCGTGATCAAGGATCGCACGGCCTCGCTGCGGATCGTGGAAGGCGAGCAGATCCAGGAGTTGCCGACGCGCGGGTACCGCGACATCGTCGCCCTCCAACCGGGCGTCGTCGTCCGCACCGCCAACCAACTGAACGTGCGCGGGGGCCGCACCTCCGAAGTCGCCTATTTCGTCGACGGTTTCTCGCAGCAGGATCCGCTCACCGGCAATTCGACGACTCAGATCAATAACAATGACCTGAAGGAAGTGTCGATCGTGACCGGTGGATTCAATGCCGAGTACGGGTGGATCGCCTCCGGGGCCGTCAACGTGACGACCAAGGACGGGACCGAGAAGCTGGCCGGCACGGTGGAAGCGATCACCGACAACTTCCACGGGGACAGCTACGACTACAATGTATATGATGCCAGCATCTCCGGTCCCCTGGCCGGGTTGTCCGACAATATCCGCTTCATTGCCTCCGCGGAACGACGCTGGCAGGGTGATCGCAGTCCCGCCGCCACCGCCGGTGGTCCGCAGCCGAACAACAGCAACGGCGGATACACCTGGCGCGGCAAGTTGAACTGGAAATTCACGCCATCGACGGAGCTCAAGCTGGGCGGACTGTCATCGCAGGACGACTGGCAATACTGGCAGCGGCAGTGGCTGTTCAACCCGGAGCATGCCCCGCGCCTCGAAGACAAGAACCGCTCGCTCTACGCCACCTTGGAACACGTGGTCAATCCACACACGTTCTTCACCGTCTCGGCCAACTACTTCATGACCGAGCGGGAACGCGGCGACGGAGTCCTGTTCGACGATATTTGGGCCTATGGTCGTCCCGGCTCGCCGGCGCAGTTCGACGCCACCGAGTTGTTCTGGTCATGGGACGACATCGATGGTCCGACCACGATCGAAGACACCGTGATCGACGGCCGCACCTATCCGATCCGCGGCGACGAGGCCGCCATTTGGAACAACTACCTGCACCGTCACTCATCCTATGTCGGCAGCGTGTTTGACCTCGTCAGTCAGGTGCATCCGAACCACGAGGTGCGCGCGGGGATGGAGTTCCAGCGCCATACCTTGCGGCGCTATCAACACCTCATCCCCTCCCGGGTCTGGCAGGGGTATGGGGAGGGTCGCCATGGATTTGACGACGTCGACCGCTACGGTTATGACATCACCGGCGAGGGCGAGGAAGACGGCGGCCTGCAAGGTGCCAAGCATCCGGTCACGTTCGCGACATATGTTCAGGACAAGTTCGAGCTCCAGGGGTTGGTGATCAACGCCGGGCTGCGCCTCGATTACTTCAACGTCAACACGAAACGGCTGCGCGATGAAACCCGGCCGCTGGACCCGTTCGGCTACGCCGACCTGCCCAACCCCACCGATGAACAGAGGCAGAAGGCCCAGCAACTCGATCCCGAGGATCTCGAAGACAGCCGTCCCGAGACCGAGTTGTCACCGCGCCTTGGTATCGCCTTCCCGGTGACAGAACAGTCGGTGTTCCATGCGTCGTACGGCCGGTTCGTCCAGCGTCCCGATCTGCAGAATCTGTACGTGTCCTATGAGTACCTGGAATACAAGATCAAGACCGGCGGCTACTACTTCCCGTTCGGCAACCCCAATCTCCGGCCCGAGCGTACGACGGCCTATGAAGTCGGTTGGACCCGGCAGATCGGCGAACGGACCTCGTTCGATGTGACCGCCTACTACAAGGATGTCAAGGGACTGACGCAGGTGCAAAACCAGCCGTCGGCGCCCTTCAGCTATGCCACCTATCGCAACACCGACTTCGGCACCATCAAAGGTCTGGAATTGACGTTCGACATGCAGCGATCACGCAACATTGGTCTGCACCTGTCCTACTCGCTGGCGCAGGCCACGGGAACCGGCTCCGACCCCAACACGCAAGGCAACATCGCTTGGTATGGCACAAACGAGGTCCCCAAGACGGCCTCACCGCTGGACTTCGATCAGCGACACAAGCTCGTGGGCATCCTTGATCTGCGGGCCGGCGACCACGAGGGTCCGAAGCTGGCCGGCCGGCGCATCTTCGCCAACTCCGGGATCAGCGCCACCTTCCAAGCCGGCAGTGGCTTCCCCTACACGCCGACCGATGTCTACAATGAGGTGACGCTCGCCTCCAACCGCGGCCCCGTGTCCGGCGCCGTCAACTCCCGGTACTCCGCCTGGCGCATGCAACTCGACCTCAAGGCGACGAAGGCCTTCCAGCTGGCCGGATTGCAGACGGAGCTCGAACTGTGGATCATCAATCTGCTCAACCGCAAGAACGTGCTCAACGTCTACACGTCTTCCGGACTCCCGAATTCCACCGGATGGCTGGAGACCCCGGACGGCCAGAGACTGCGCGACAGCTATGATGAGTCCCACGACTCATCGCAATTGACCGGTGAACAAAAGTACACGCTGCGGGAAGACAATCCGCTGAACTATGACGTGCCCCGGCAAATCCGC
The nucleotide sequence above comes from Candidatus Zixiibacteriota bacterium. Encoded proteins:
- a CDS encoding TatD family hydrolase translates to MIDTHAHLDFPDFADDRDNVIARAHAAGVHTIINIATDFESCERILALAEAHASVCAVLGVHPHDAKTWGGEQSAARLKRLADHPKVVGIGEIGLDYYRKMSPRDLQKRAFIDQIAVARDLGLPIVIHNREAFDDIFAILLQTEAYANGGVFHCFSGTAPEAQKTIDLGFHISVNGILTFKDSGMARVATAARLDRILLETDCPFLAPHPHRGRRNEPAYIPIVAEKLAELRGLTVEEIGKVTDANAARLFSLPK
- the rsmA gene encoding 16S rRNA (adenine(1518)-N(6)/adenine(1519)-N(6))-dimethyltransferase RsmA: MKDSSSFQRSTGRTSRPKLRARRSLSQNFLIDGAVADRIAAALPVKPTDCVYEIGAGKGFLTERLATLVGTGRVLALEKDRRLVGMLRQKFQPGGPVEVYWADILNLPPDAEPPDPCWLYGNLPFGIGHAILEWAFARRSRFGGAVFTLQREVVQRLLAGPGERGRAASSIWFQARARGRALFDIPPGAFHPPPRVTSTVMSIEFVPTTPGIEHAPGIEYVVRCAFAQKRKIMANNLGAIPGLTAAGWQRIRDLCPDLLEKRAEQLHADDFARLAQLLHRPGQVFPDR
- a CDS encoding TonB-dependent receptor, translating into MSPYYRLRLKTRVAATTILACSILVMLAVAQGGTTGKISGTVIDQETGKPIAGALVQVLGTSLSARTDSEGRYVILNVPVGRHTLTASVLGETSSPTENELLLFQPIEVQNLKVSVDLNTEQDITLTSKPVEMGTIVVIAVRPVVIKDRTASLRIVEGEQIQELPTRGYRDIVALQPGVVVRTANQLNVRGGRTSEVAYFVDGFSQQDPLTGNSTTQINNNDLKEVSIVTGGFNAEYGWIASGAVNVTTKDGTEKLAGTVEAITDNFHGDSYDYNVYDASISGPLAGLSDNIRFIASAERRWQGDRSPAATAGGPQPNNSNGGYTWRGKLNWKFTPSTELKLGGLSSQDDWQYWQRQWLFNPEHAPRLEDKNRSLYATLEHVVNPHTFFTVSANYFMTERERGDGVLFDDIWAYGRPGSPAQFDATELFWSWDDIDGPTTIEDTVIDGRTYPIRGDEAAIWNNYLHRHSSYVGSVFDLVSQVHPNHEVRAGMEFQRHTLRRYQHLIPSRVWQGYGEGRHGFDDVDRYGYDITGEGEEDGGLQGAKHPVTFATYVQDKFELQGLVINAGLRLDYFNVNTKRLRDETRPLDPFGYADLPNPTDEQRQKAQQLDPEDLEDSRPETELSPRLGIAFPVTEQSVFHASYGRFVQRPDLQNLYVSYEYLEYKIKTGGYYFPFGNPNLRPERTTAYEVGWTRQIGERTSFDVTAYYKDVKGLTQVQNQPSAPFSYATYRNTDFGTIKGLELTFDMQRSRNIGLHLSYSLAQATGTGSDPNTQGNIAWYGTNEVPKTASPLDFDQRHKLVGILDLRAGDHEGPKLAGRRIFANSGISATFQAGSGFPYTPTDVYNEVTLASNRGPVSGAVNSRYSAWRMQLDLKATKAFQLAGLQTELELWIINLLNRKNVLNVYTSSGLPNSTGWLETPDGQRLRDSYDESHDSSQLTGEQKYTLREDNPLNYDVPRQIRAGLKVSF